The following DNA comes from Gemmatimonadales bacterium.
GCCCTCAGTCGGCGACGGCAAGCCGGTCGTCCTGGTAGTGGACGATGACGACGACGTGGCCAGGGTCTTCGTGCGGGCGCTCGAGCGCCATGGGATGGTCGTCCACCGCGCCCGCAGCGGCACCGAAGCCGTGGCGATGATCCAGAGCGCTCCAGCGCTTGCCGCGGCTATCGTGGACCTGATCCTGCCCGGGATCGGTGGCTTGGAGGTCGTGA
Coding sequences within:
- a CDS encoding response regulator, which codes for MTPADDPPPSVGDGKPVVLVVDDDDDVARVFVRALERHGMVVHRARSGTEAVAMIQSAPALAAAIVDLILPGIGGLEVVKALRARHPGCRIVAVTGLGEPAMEQAFRSAGADRFLTKPVDLQALLEAVRPAK